A part of Bacillus rossius redtenbacheri isolate Brsri chromosome 1, Brsri_v3, whole genome shotgun sequence genomic DNA contains:
- the LOC134546227 gene encoding uncharacterized protein LOC134546227 isoform X2 — protein MGFSWTTVDGRKALIENENIVLQRIDFLRKYKEEKERGTVSKSWQDKSLQSAKRRTVGDGKRFIVVNAGGRTGFVPGAGLLFVSGQKTADYHGEMNGETFLMWFEDMLVHLEEPSVIIMDNASYHSTQVEKTPTTNWTKAALIAWLEKNGIKHENNLLKVELLRIAKQNKPRIRYEVDELARYYGHEILRLPPYHCHYNAIELVWAQCKHHYNSNVGRAKRFDNDAVAAIWKEALDASTPERWARCVDHVEKLIQADWEREVHIDSGTIPPLIIHLGEDSSSEDSDSEEFEVTTQQVDGDSEVLAVPLDDLPGCSY, from the exons atgggattttcatggacaactgttgatggacgaaaagctttgatagagaatgaaaacatagtattgcagcgaatagatttcttgagaaagtataaagaagaaaaagaaagag gaactgtatcaaagtcatggcaggacaagagtctacaatctgcgaagagacgtactgttggagatggtaaaaggtttattgttgttaatgctggagggcgcactggctttgtgccaggagcaggattactttttgtttcaggtcagaagactgcagactaccatggcgagatgaatggggaaactttcttgatgtggtttgaagacatgttggtgcatcttgaggaacccagtgtcatcataatggacaatgcttcatatcacagcacccag gttgagaaaacacctacaacgaactggaccaaggctgcactgatcgcgtggctggagaagaatgggataaaacatgaaaataatttgttgaaagtggagctgctgagaatagctaaacaaaacaagccccgaatacg atatgaggtagacgagttggctcgttactatggccacgaaattctacgactcccaccctatcactgccactataatgcaatcgaactagtttgggctcaatgtaaacaccattacaatagtaacgtggggcgggccaagagatttgacaatgatgcagttgcagccatctggaaagaggctcttgatgcttccacaccagagag atgggcgaggtgtgtggatcacgtggagaagctaattcaagcagactgggagagagaagtccacatagacagcggcaccattcctccactcatcatccacctcggcgaggatagttcaagtgaagacagtgacagcgaagaatttgaggttacgacacagcaagtagatggagacagtgaagtactggcagttcctcttgatgatttacccgggtgttcttattga
- the LOC134546227 gene encoding uncharacterized protein LOC134546227 isoform X1: MGFSWTTVDGRKALIENENIVLQRIDFLRKYKEEKERGANFIFVDETWIFQRGKALIYLKICSVVQYKVFHFHFIYFSGTVSKSWQDKSLQSAKRRTVGDGKRFIVVNAGGRTGFVPGAGLLFVSGQKTADYHGEMNGETFLMWFEDMLVHLEEPSVIIMDNASYHSTQVEKTPTTNWTKAALIAWLEKNGIKHENNLLKVELLRIAKQNKPRIRYEVDELARYYGHEILRLPPYHCHYNAIELVWAQCKHHYNSNVGRAKRFDNDAVAAIWKEALDASTPERWARCVDHVEKLIQADWEREVHIDSGTIPPLIIHLGEDSSSEDSDSEEFEVTTQQVDGDSEVLAVPLDDLPGCSY; encoded by the exons atgggattttcatggacaactgttgatggacgaaaagctttgatagagaatgaaaacatagtattgcagcgaatagatttcttgagaaagtataaagaagaaaaagaaagaggtgccaatttcatatttgttgatgaaacatggattttccagagaggcaaggcattaatttatttgaaaatttgttctgtggtccaatacaaagtatttcatttccatttcatatatttttcaggaactgtatcaaagtcatggcaggacaagagtctacaatctgcgaagagacgtactgttggagatggtaaaaggtttattgttgttaatgctggagggcgcactggctttgtgccaggagcaggattactttttgtttcaggtcagaagactgcagactaccatggcgagatgaatggggaaactttcttgatgtggtttgaagacatgttggtgcatcttgaggaacccagtgtcatcataatggacaatgcttcatatcacagcacccag gttgagaaaacacctacaacgaactggaccaaggctgcactgatcgcgtggctggagaagaatgggataaaacatgaaaataatttgttgaaagtggagctgctgagaatagctaaacaaaacaagccccgaatacg atatgaggtagacgagttggctcgttactatggccacgaaattctacgactcccaccctatcactgccactataatgcaatcgaactagtttgggctcaatgtaaacaccattacaatagtaacgtggggcgggccaagagatttgacaatgatgcagttgcagccatctggaaagaggctcttgatgcttccacaccagagag atgggcgaggtgtgtggatcacgtggagaagctaattcaagcagactgggagagagaagtccacatagacagcggcaccattcctccactcatcatccacctcggcgaggatagttcaagtgaagacagtgacagcgaagaatttgaggttacgacacagcaagtagatggagacagtgaagtactggcagttcctcttgatgatttacccgggtgttcttattga